Proteins from a genomic interval of Cheilinus undulatus linkage group 15, ASM1832078v1, whole genome shotgun sequence:
- the LOC121522789 gene encoding interleukin-17D-like isoform X1, with protein sequence MEQYRLRVTLLLLHLVVVVLGWPVGTGRIRKKATRTRSCLDLPEEILEQMFGRLSVGVKSAFHHALQLEPHDKLNLTCPSTARSPNGSKSRLPINLLSISPWAYRLSYDPSRYPRYIPEAYCLCKGCLMGPYGEESEQYRSTPVYAPSVILRRTGSCLGGRHSYMEIYVSVAVGCTCVPVLEKERDGQKSNQSMERTENKTGRRRLVPVRKKL encoded by the exons ATGGAGCAGTATCGTCTCCGCgtcacgctgctgctgcttcacctGGTCGTGGTCGTGCTCGGCTGGCCCGTCGGAACTGGACGGATCCGGAAAAAGGCGACCAGGACCCGGTCCTGCCTGGACCTGCCGGAGGAGATCCTGGAGCAGATGTTCGGGCGGCTCTCGGTGGGAGTTAAGAGCGCTTTTCATCACGCGCTGCAGCTCGAGCCACACGACAAACTAAACCTCACGTGCCCGTCCACGGCGAGGTCCCCAAACGGCAGCAAGAGCCGCCTACCGATCAACCTGCTCAGCATCTCTCCATGGGCTTACAG aCTCTCCTACGACCCCTCCAGGTATCCCCGTTACATCCCTGAAGCCTACTGTCTGTGTAAGGGCTGTCTGATGGGACCGTACGGCGAAGAGAGCGAGCAGTACCGCAGCACGCCGGTCTACGCTCCCTCAGTCATCCTGAGGAGGACAGGCTCCTGCCTCGGAGGACGACACTCGTACATGGAGATCTATGTCTCTGTGGCAGTGGGATGCACCTGTGTGCCGGTgctggagaaggagagagacGGACAGAAGAGCaaccagagcatggagagaacGGAGAACAAGACAGGACGGAGAAGACTCGTCCCTGTGAGGAAGAAATTATGA
- the LOC121522789 gene encoding interleukin-17D-like isoform X2, giving the protein MEQYRLRVTLLLLHLVVVVLGWPVGTGRIRKKATRTRSCLDLPEEILEQMFGRLSVGVKSAFHHALQLEPHDKLNLTCPSTARSPNGSKSRLPINLLSISPWAYRYPRYIPEAYCLCKGCLMGPYGEESEQYRSTPVYAPSVILRRTGSCLGGRHSYMEIYVSVAVGCTCVPVLEKERDGQKSNQSMERTENKTGRRRLVPVRKKL; this is encoded by the exons ATGGAGCAGTATCGTCTCCGCgtcacgctgctgctgcttcacctGGTCGTGGTCGTGCTCGGCTGGCCCGTCGGAACTGGACGGATCCGGAAAAAGGCGACCAGGACCCGGTCCTGCCTGGACCTGCCGGAGGAGATCCTGGAGCAGATGTTCGGGCGGCTCTCGGTGGGAGTTAAGAGCGCTTTTCATCACGCGCTGCAGCTCGAGCCACACGACAAACTAAACCTCACGTGCCCGTCCACGGCGAGGTCCCCAAACGGCAGCAAGAGCCGCCTACCGATCAACCTGCTCAGCATCTCTCCATGGGCTTACAG GTATCCCCGTTACATCCCTGAAGCCTACTGTCTGTGTAAGGGCTGTCTGATGGGACCGTACGGCGAAGAGAGCGAGCAGTACCGCAGCACGCCGGTCTACGCTCCCTCAGTCATCCTGAGGAGGACAGGCTCCTGCCTCGGAGGACGACACTCGTACATGGAGATCTATGTCTCTGTGGCAGTGGGATGCACCTGTGTGCCGGTgctggagaaggagagagacGGACAGAAGAGCaaccagagcatggagagaacGGAGAACAAGACAGGACGGAGAAGACTCGTCCCTGTGAGGAAGAAATTATGA